The Echinicola rosea genome has a segment encoding these proteins:
- a CDS encoding GNAT family N-acetyltransferase yields MQVREAQSTDHHAIVDLLKRALGESLLPKSVALWRWKHEENPFGTSPVIVAEDHGELVGVRAMMPWTFDYDGQPVKALRAVDTAVVPGYQGRGIFKRLTRELIEECSGKYQFVFNTPNPKSMSGYIKMGWQKRGRLPLKMALTRPFGLFSGSNAKEPMEVDQQDWPEDLLAEVYTGFKTTGMQTQISPEYVHWRYVENPLFRYGWFSDGHSYLCVFRIKSHKRFQEFRICELLPLGVENQVDVKDFSAQLKHQVSRYRVSIVSFSGESPVPFPSCGAYRFFPISRGPMVTLRNLGMEEQQFEELFTPNGLAFSLGDLELF; encoded by the coding sequence ATGCAAGTTAGAGAAGCCCAGTCCACAGATCATCATGCCATCGTCGATTTGTTAAAACGAGCGCTCGGAGAGAGTCTTTTGCCAAAGAGTGTGGCCCTATGGCGGTGGAAGCATGAGGAAAATCCATTCGGAACCTCACCGGTAATCGTGGCAGAAGATCATGGGGAGTTGGTTGGCGTCAGGGCAATGATGCCGTGGACGTTTGATTACGATGGTCAGCCAGTAAAGGCACTGAGAGCAGTGGACACGGCCGTAGTTCCCGGCTATCAGGGCAGGGGCATTTTTAAGCGTCTTACCCGTGAATTGATTGAGGAATGTTCAGGGAAATATCAGTTTGTTTTTAATACACCCAATCCCAAAAGCATGTCTGGCTATATCAAGATGGGGTGGCAAAAGCGAGGGAGATTGCCCTTAAAAATGGCATTGACAAGGCCATTTGGACTGTTTTCGGGAAGTAATGCCAAGGAGCCTATGGAGGTTGATCAGCAGGATTGGCCGGAGGACTTACTGGCCGAGGTGTACACTGGCTTCAAGACGACGGGAATGCAGACGCAGATTTCTCCCGAATATGTCCACTGGCGATACGTGGAGAATCCGTTATTTCGATATGGGTGGTTTTCTGATGGACATAGTTATTTGTGTGTTTTCAGGATCAAGTCACATAAACGATTTCAGGAATTTCGGATATGTGAACTGCTTCCTTTGGGTGTTGAAAATCAAGTTGATGTAAAAGATTTCAGTGCGCAGCTTAAGCACCAGGTTAGTCGTTATCGTGTGTCCATTGTTTCATTTTCAGGGGAGTCACCAGTGCCGTTTCCTTCCTGTGGGGCTTACCGATTTTTTCCCATATCTAGGGGACCGATGGTCACACTTCGGAACTTGGGCATGGAAGAACAGCAGTTTGAGGAATTGTTTACGCCAAATGGCTTAGCGTTCAGTTTGGGAGACCTTGAGCTTTTTTGA
- a CDS encoding PepSY domain-containing protein, protein MTLSIWRYSHLMLAVSSFIFITLATVTGLILAFEPIDNQLKGYHIDGADNLSLATTLHPLKEKYAEILSLEVDGNGFISVSVIDEEGNMGDFYINPFTGEKIGDLIEKPALFEFATSLHRSLFLKSTGRLLVGLCAFFLLLITVTGIILIIKRQQGIRNFFASIIKEDFYQYYHVYLGRLTLVPILVITLTGTYLSLERFSLLPEAVMAAPEVDIDQLAETPEIAYRDFPIFQSIKLEEVRSVEFPFSPFVEDLYTISLKTKEINVNQLTGEVVASSPYPLVTIFSNLSLSLHTGQGSIWWSTVLGLSCLGILFFIFSGFKMTFKRRKSRLKNTFSKNNSEYIILVGSETGSTIQFAGQLQQKLIETGKSVYLAEMNSFSAFAKMKHLIVFTATYGQGEPPANARKFLSLFRQYPPQQPFHFSVVGFGSLAYPDFCQFAKDVNAALADCPQAQQQVPLFTINNRSWESFVQWVTTWNDSIQAALPLPLKKPAVKPVKKKLTFKVVDKTLAHENPDDTFLIKLQSTKRKKYISGDLLAIYPSKEDHERLYSVAVTREKHILLSIKRHEMGICSNYLNSLVPGDCVPGNIVKNPDFYFPKKGKRVILISTGTGIAPFLGMLEQNQNKVETHLFWGARTAQSFDLHAKLINSAMSEGTLTRFIPAYSRQDVSKVYVQHLIERESQLMAKTLREKGVIMICGSVAMQKAVISQLEQIVHAHHLKPLSYYQNKKQLRMDCY, encoded by the coding sequence ATGACGCTTTCAATATGGAGATACAGCCACCTCATGTTGGCTGTATCTTCTTTCATTTTCATTACCCTTGCCACGGTCACCGGCCTTATCTTGGCATTTGAGCCCATTGACAACCAGCTGAAGGGTTACCATATCGATGGGGCTGACAACCTCTCCTTGGCCACGACACTGCATCCCCTCAAGGAAAAGTATGCTGAAATCCTGAGCCTGGAAGTGGACGGCAATGGCTTTATCTCGGTTTCTGTAATCGATGAAGAAGGCAATATGGGAGACTTTTACATCAATCCATTTACGGGTGAAAAAATAGGTGACCTTATCGAGAAGCCCGCCTTGTTTGAGTTTGCCACTAGCCTCCACCGCTCCCTCTTTCTCAAAAGTACTGGGCGATTATTAGTAGGTTTATGTGCATTTTTCCTCCTCCTTATTACCGTTACTGGAATCATCCTGATCATCAAGCGGCAGCAAGGCATTCGAAATTTCTTTGCGTCCATTATTAAGGAGGATTTTTACCAATATTACCATGTCTATTTGGGCAGGCTCACACTGGTGCCCATCCTGGTCATCACCCTGACCGGCACGTACCTGTCCTTGGAACGGTTTTCACTGTTGCCCGAAGCCGTAATGGCTGCTCCCGAAGTGGACATCGACCAACTCGCCGAAACACCTGAAATCGCTTACCGGGATTTTCCCATCTTCCAATCCATTAAACTCGAAGAAGTACGGTCAGTGGAATTTCCTTTTTCCCCATTTGTGGAAGATCTCTATACTATCAGCTTAAAAACTAAGGAAATCAACGTAAACCAATTGACAGGGGAAGTGGTTGCTTCCAGCCCTTATCCATTGGTTACGATCTTTTCTAACCTCAGCTTATCACTCCATACCGGACAAGGTAGCATTTGGTGGTCCACGGTGCTTGGCCTATCCTGCCTTGGGATCTTGTTCTTTATCTTTTCGGGTTTTAAGATGACCTTTAAGCGGAGAAAATCCCGATTAAAAAACACGTTCTCCAAAAACAATAGTGAATACATCATTTTGGTGGGCTCTGAAACGGGCAGCACCATCCAATTTGCCGGGCAGCTACAGCAAAAGCTCATCGAAACGGGAAAATCTGTATATCTCGCGGAGATGAACAGCTTTAGCGCTTTTGCAAAGATGAAGCACCTGATCGTCTTCACTGCCACTTATGGTCAGGGAGAGCCTCCGGCAAATGCCCGAAAATTCCTGAGCTTATTTCGACAATACCCACCCCAGCAGCCTTTTCACTTCTCTGTCGTAGGTTTTGGCTCATTGGCTTATCCTGATTTTTGTCAGTTTGCCAAGGACGTGAACGCGGCATTGGCGGACTGTCCCCAAGCCCAGCAGCAAGTACCGTTATTCACCATAAACAACCGCTCTTGGGAGTCCTTCGTCCAATGGGTCACCACTTGGAACGATAGTATTCAGGCAGCATTGCCGCTTCCGCTCAAAAAGCCCGCTGTCAAACCAGTTAAGAAAAAACTGACCTTCAAAGTAGTCGACAAAACCTTGGCACATGAAAACCCTGACGACACCTTCTTGATCAAACTCCAAAGCACCAAACGAAAAAAATACATATCGGGTGACCTGTTGGCGATATACCCCAGCAAAGAGGACCATGAACGGCTCTATTCAGTAGCGGTCACCCGCGAAAAACATATCTTACTCAGCATAAAAAGGCATGAAATGGGCATATGCTCCAATTACCTGAACAGTCTTGTCCCGGGGGACTGTGTTCCGGGAAATATTGTCAAAAACCCAGATTTCTATTTTCCCAAAAAGGGAAAACGGGTCATCCTGATCAGCACTGGAACGGGCATCGCCCCATTTCTGGGTATGCTAGAGCAAAACCAAAATAAAGTGGAAACACACCTCTTTTGGGGAGCTCGCACCGCACAATCCTTTGACCTACATGCCAAGTTGATCAATAGCGCCATGAGTGAAGGGACATTGACACGGTTCATCCCGGCATATTCCAGACAAGACGTATCAAAAGTATATGTTCAGCACCTGATCGAAAGAGAGTCCCAACTAATGGCAAAAACCCTGCGGGAAAAAGGTGTCATCATGATCTGCGGCTCCGTAGCCATGCAAAAGGCTGTTATTTCCCAATTGGAACAGATTGTCCATGCCCATCACCTCAAACCGCTAAGCTACTATCAAAATAAAAAGCAACTCCGCATGGACTGCTATTGA
- a CDS encoding DUF2271 domain-containing protein: MTSATKALLILTICSFLISWIPSDQPAPSSYKCLVQLTNYKGEGAYMIVSLIDPDGKYDETLYVMGKDKEWYPDMEQWWAYYNESPFDIDGISGATIAGGERTICVITFDKSKLDAGYKLRFETAVEDQQYVVDDVEFPLTSANVSGKFEGKGYIRYIRMVPN; encoded by the coding sequence ATGACCAGCGCTACAAAAGCACTGCTGATACTGACCATATGCAGCTTTCTGATAAGCTGGATTCCCAGTGATCAGCCCGCTCCCTCGTCCTATAAATGCCTAGTCCAACTGACCAATTACAAAGGAGAAGGCGCCTATATGATCGTTTCCCTCATTGATCCAGATGGAAAGTATGATGAAACGCTCTATGTGATGGGCAAGGACAAAGAGTGGTACCCCGACATGGAACAGTGGTGGGCTTACTATAACGAGTCCCCTTTTGACATCGATGGTATCAGCGGTGCCACGATTGCCGGAGGAGAGCGTACGATCTGCGTCATCACCTTTGACAAATCAAAGCTGGATGCCGGATATAAACTGCGTTTCGAAACGGCCGTGGAAGACCAACAATATGTGGTTGACGATGTGGAGTTCCCACTTACCTCTGCCAATGTATCAGGGAAGTTTGAAGGGAAAGGCTATATTCGCTATATCAGAATGGTTCCTAATTAA
- a CDS encoding ankyrin repeat domain-containing protein, producing MKKTAKNFLFALMLSPVLAFGQHHEAPGPVDNSFLSRDFWSGKPSLQELKAEVAEGNDPIELNSSSFNGTVYAILNDQPLENIKYLVSLDGNGVNLLTHDGRTYIHWAAMKGDLELIKYLIDQGAKTDIVDDHGYSVMNFAANAGQSNPELYDYLLSHGSSLEETNHHGANALLLIVGSQEDFTMIDYFTSKGVDMSTTDEDGNGLFYYAAKTGNIKMMDLLIEKGVSYKAPNKIGGNAMIAASQGTRRGSNDLSVFKYLEDKGIEPNVTTADGTTPLHALAGRSKDIGLLNYFMDKGVDVNQADGEGNTPLMNASGRNDLAVIQLLVEKTDDINAQNQQGRSALTNAVAGNTPEVVEYLLQKGAEAGVEDNAGNTLAYYLFQSYSPRFKEGFQKKKDLLVAEGVDLKAPQAGGNTLFHLAVEENDLELIKMVHGWGFDVNQANDLGTTPLQTAAMKAKDESILKYLLAEGADSKVVTDFDETVYDLASENEVLSKNNVNINFLK from the coding sequence ATGAAAAAAACAGCAAAAAATTTCCTCTTTGCGCTAATGCTGTCACCAGTATTAGCCTTTGGTCAGCACCACGAAGCCCCAGGTCCCGTGGACAATTCTTTCTTGAGCCGTGATTTCTGGAGCGGGAAGCCTTCTCTTCAGGAATTAAAAGCGGAGGTTGCGGAGGGCAATGATCCTATTGAGCTCAATTCGTCCAGCTTTAACGGGACGGTTTATGCTATTCTTAATGACCAGCCGCTGGAAAACATCAAGTACTTGGTTTCTCTTGATGGCAATGGGGTAAACCTCCTTACCCATGACGGCAGGACCTACATTCACTGGGCAGCCATGAAAGGTGACCTAGAGCTGATCAAATACCTCATCGACCAAGGTGCCAAAACTGACATTGTGGATGACCACGGTTATTCCGTGATGAATTTTGCCGCCAATGCCGGTCAAAGCAATCCTGAGCTCTATGATTACCTGCTTTCCCATGGCTCTAGCCTAGAAGAAACCAACCACCACGGAGCCAATGCGCTCTTGCTGATTGTAGGCAGCCAGGAGGATTTTACCATGATCGATTACTTCACCTCGAAGGGAGTGGACATGAGCACCACTGACGAAGATGGCAATGGCCTCTTTTATTATGCCGCCAAAACCGGTAATATCAAAATGATGGACTTATTGATCGAAAAGGGCGTATCCTATAAAGCACCCAATAAGATCGGAGGAAACGCCATGATCGCTGCCAGTCAGGGTACCCGTCGTGGCTCAAACGACCTTAGCGTATTCAAGTATTTGGAAGATAAAGGCATTGAGCCAAATGTCACTACAGCGGATGGCACTACCCCATTGCACGCTTTGGCAGGAAGGTCCAAGGACATTGGTCTGTTAAACTACTTTATGGACAAAGGAGTGGATGTAAACCAAGCAGACGGTGAAGGGAACACTCCGTTGATGAATGCCTCTGGCCGAAATGACCTGGCGGTTATTCAGCTTTTGGTCGAAAAAACCGATGATATCAATGCCCAAAACCAACAAGGAAGATCCGCCCTTACCAATGCAGTGGCTGGAAACACTCCGGAAGTGGTGGAATACCTGCTCCAGAAAGGTGCTGAAGCTGGCGTAGAGGACAATGCCGGAAACACCTTGGCCTATTACCTGTTCCAGTCGTACAGTCCACGGTTCAAGGAAGGCTTCCAAAAGAAAAAAGATCTTTTGGTAGCGGAGGGAGTAGACCTGAAGGCACCTCAGGCGGGTGGAAATACATTATTTCACCTGGCCGTAGAAGAGAACGACCTTGAGCTGATCAAAATGGTCCACGGTTGGGGATTCGATGTCAACCAAGCCAATGACCTGGGCACTACTCCACTCCAGACCGCTGCCATGAAAGCTAAGGACGAGAGTATTCTGAAGTACCTTTTGGCCGAAGGTGCTGACAGCAAAGTGGTCACTGATTTTGATGAGACCGTTTATGACCTTGCCAGCGAAAATGAAGTGCTGAGCAAAAACAATGTCAATATTAATTTCTTAAAGTAA
- a CDS encoding DUF4374 domain-containing protein, with protein MIINSKIRKNLFTLGIAGAALGFVACSSEDDPTPTPDPTESEEMFFISVDGESAEYIITTPTLDQDLTLAGAGTELEQSGYRWIFNEDPSVAVGLIYAQGDPGIGLGYQLDSDGALNRVGQFQITSRFTSYGFFDNYAITSVGGQTPVDENGNALIDENGLERSDAVTFNIVDYTSGLALDTKTILTKDVIVSGQQATFSGIVDFGNGEFLTGVVASNPKDPEQGGGSSTGEIIYPDSCWVAALDADMNITRVYRSNKLSYSSGRFRSQYYSQISKDDQGNAYVFSGAYDENTTKPAGALRINSGAEDFDANYFFNIEEKSDGFKFRNVWHITEDYFLLEFYNELEGSSSTGATQYGIVKMEDQTFNWVGGEFPAKESIVDTGLPMAYDGKLYFPVTVDGELPALYIIDPTTAEGTKGISIDANAVNSIGVLRNDQ; from the coding sequence ATGATTATCAATAGTAAAATCAGAAAAAACCTCTTCACCTTGGGCATCGCAGGTGCAGCCCTGGGGTTTGTGGCATGTAGCAGTGAGGATGACCCTACTCCCACGCCAGATCCAACAGAATCTGAAGAAATGTTTTTCATTTCCGTGGATGGGGAATCGGCCGAATATATCATTACCACGCCAACGCTGGACCAAGACCTCACGTTGGCAGGTGCAGGTACAGAACTGGAGCAAAGCGGCTATCGATGGATTTTCAACGAAGATCCGTCTGTGGCAGTTGGTCTGATCTATGCACAAGGTGACCCCGGTATCGGGCTAGGCTACCAACTGGATAGTGATGGGGCACTAAATCGTGTAGGACAGTTCCAGATCACTAGCCGCTTTACTTCCTATGGCTTTTTTGACAACTATGCCATTACCAGCGTAGGTGGCCAAACGCCTGTGGATGAAAATGGCAATGCGCTCATAGATGAAAACGGATTGGAGCGCTCTGATGCCGTTACCTTCAACATTGTGGACTACACCAGCGGCTTGGCACTGGACACCAAAACCATCCTTACCAAGGATGTGATCGTCTCTGGCCAGCAGGCCACTTTTTCTGGTATAGTGGATTTCGGCAATGGAGAATTCCTTACCGGTGTAGTAGCTTCAAACCCCAAAGACCCTGAACAAGGTGGGGGTTCCAGTACAGGCGAGATCATCTATCCAGACAGTTGCTGGGTAGCTGCTTTGGATGCCGATATGAACATCACGCGGGTTTACCGTTCCAATAAACTGAGCTATTCCTCTGGCCGTTTCCGTTCTCAATACTATTCCCAAATCAGCAAGGACGACCAAGGAAATGCCTACGTATTCTCCGGTGCCTATGATGAAAACACCACCAAGCCTGCAGGTGCCCTTCGTATCAACAGTGGTGCTGAAGACTTCGATGCCAACTACTTCTTTAACATCGAGGAAAAATCTGATGGATTCAAATTCCGCAATGTATGGCATATCACAGAAGATTATTTCCTTCTGGAATTCTATAACGAATTGGAAGGTTCTTCCAGCACTGGTGCCACACAATACGGTATCGTAAAAATGGAAGACCAAACCTTCAACTGGGTAGGTGGCGAATTCCCTGCCAAGGAATCCATTGTGGATACTGGATTGCCAATGGCCTATGATGGCAAACTTTACTTCCCGGTAACCGTGGACGGAGAGCTTCCTGCACTGTACATCATCGACCCTACCACTGCTGAAGGCACCAAAGGAATATCCATCGATGCCAATGCCGTAAACTCCATTGGAGTACTGAGAAACGATCAATAA
- a CDS encoding TonB-dependent receptor: MQKHYFAPFFLLLFLMQFSNAFAQAPLLTGKVSNEQGEPVPHIYIYLKDSPYHTETDMDGKYQLSAAPGDYVLACYGLGYERIEKTISLIKGKKLTVNFTLNPDSKTQMQAVEVSGKSITREINESAYNAIAIDAKLLQNTTMDLSQAIEKSSGVRIRRSGGMGSNTSVTLNGFTGNHVKIFMDGIPMSGFGPAFNINNIPINMAERIEVYKGVVPIELGSDALGGAINIVTRKTSNTYLDASYSYGSFNTHKTSVNFGTTTRSGLTFSINAFQNYSDNNYKVKTKLLDLETNIYSQEEQWFERFHDTYHNETIVAKLGVVNKSWADRLVFGGTLANMETDIQNANIMQIAFGEKARKAKTSMASMEYIKHDFIAKDLDLTLSGNYSVVRNTNIDTSAFRYNWAGDRRNMGKKGEGDYSLGKFNNNTGLLNANIRYTPGERHFISLNNVLSSYSRKNTDEKATEQTLSAADSIKRTNIKNVTGLSYSYKLDEKWSLSAFGKNYFVKTSGSRDTSSTTTQKFALKSSTFNTSGYGIAGNYRLNPGLLFKLSLEKTFRLPSATELFGDEILEAGTIDLKAENSDNINVNVIYSPEFGPRKQHSIYSNLGMIYRYTKDYIRRQVEQRYGGAFYTNHGEVRTLGVDLETRYQYLDKFSLGISGSYQRIVNMEPLSSRGTPSIIYKDPMPNQPILFGNIDASYRFLDLGGQGNILTVSYFLNYVDKFYREWKSEGSTSDKITIPKQLSHDVSLTYVLQNGKYNVSLEAQNITDAMLYDNYSLQKPGRSFSVKLRYFFTKFN; the protein is encoded by the coding sequence ATGCAGAAACACTACTTTGCCCCCTTCTTTCTTCTGCTCTTTTTGATGCAGTTCAGCAATGCCTTTGCGCAAGCCCCCCTCTTAACTGGAAAGGTCAGCAATGAACAGGGAGAACCTGTACCCCATATTTATATATACCTAAAGGACAGTCCGTACCATACCGAAACCGATATGGACGGAAAATACCAATTGTCGGCGGCTCCCGGTGATTATGTACTGGCCTGTTATGGACTAGGGTACGAACGCATAGAAAAAACCATATCCCTCATAAAAGGCAAAAAGCTGACGGTAAACTTTACCCTGAACCCCGACAGCAAAACCCAGATGCAAGCGGTGGAAGTAAGCGGAAAGTCCATCACCCGAGAAATCAATGAATCTGCCTATAACGCCATCGCCATCGATGCCAAATTGCTGCAAAACACCACCATGGACCTTAGCCAGGCCATCGAAAAATCCTCCGGCGTACGGATCAGAAGATCAGGCGGCATGGGATCCAATACCAGCGTGACCTTAAATGGCTTTACCGGAAACCATGTCAAAATCTTTATGGACGGCATCCCCATGAGCGGTTTTGGCCCGGCCTTCAATATCAACAACATCCCCATCAACATGGCCGAGCGGATAGAAGTGTACAAAGGTGTCGTCCCCATAGAACTGGGCTCCGATGCCCTTGGCGGCGCCATCAACATCGTCACCAGAAAAACCTCCAATACTTACCTCGACGCCTCTTATTCCTACGGATCCTTCAATACGCACAAGACCAGCGTAAACTTCGGCACTACCACCAGATCGGGATTGACCTTCAGCATCAATGCCTTCCAAAACTATTCTGACAATAACTACAAGGTAAAAACCAAGCTTCTGGACCTGGAGACCAATATTTATTCCCAAGAGGAACAGTGGTTTGAGCGCTTTCATGATACCTACCATAACGAGACCATCGTAGCCAAACTCGGCGTGGTGAACAAATCCTGGGCGGACAGGCTGGTCTTTGGCGGAACACTGGCTAATATGGAAACTGACATCCAAAATGCCAATATCATGCAAATCGCCTTTGGCGAAAAAGCCCGAAAGGCCAAGACGTCCATGGCCTCCATGGAATATATCAAGCATGATTTCATCGCCAAAGACCTTGACCTTACCCTTTCAGGAAATTATAGCGTCGTACGCAACACCAATATTGACACGTCTGCTTTTCGATACAATTGGGCGGGAGACCGAAGAAATATGGGCAAAAAAGGCGAGGGAGACTATTCACTGGGCAAGTTCAACAACAACACCGGACTGCTCAATGCAAACATTCGCTATACCCCTGGTGAACGGCATTTTATCAGCCTAAACAATGTATTGAGCTCCTACTCCCGCAAAAACACCGATGAAAAGGCCACCGAGCAGACCCTTTCGGCCGCGGACAGCATCAAGCGTACCAACATCAAAAACGTAACCGGGCTCTCCTATAGCTATAAATTGGACGAAAAATGGAGCCTATCTGCATTTGGGAAGAACTACTTTGTAAAAACTTCTGGGTCACGGGATACTTCCAGCACGACCACCCAGAAATTTGCCCTTAAGTCCAGTACCTTTAATACCAGCGGTTACGGTATAGCGGGAAATTATCGCCTAAACCCAGGACTTTTGTTTAAGCTGTCACTGGAAAAGACCTTCCGCCTCCCTTCCGCCACAGAGCTCTTCGGGGATGAAATACTGGAAGCCGGTACGATTGACCTAAAAGCAGAAAACAGTGACAACATCAATGTAAACGTCATTTACAGTCCAGAATTTGGCCCCAGAAAACAGCACAGTATTTACAGTAACCTGGGAATGATTTATCGCTATACCAAAGACTATATTCGACGTCAAGTAGAACAGCGATATGGTGGTGCCTTCTACACCAACCACGGCGAGGTCAGGACACTTGGTGTGGACCTGGAAACCAGGTATCAATACCTGGACAAATTCTCGTTGGGCATTAGTGGTTCATATCAGCGCATCGTCAACATGGAACCGCTGTCTTCCCGTGGTACGCCAAGCATCATCTATAAAGATCCCATGCCAAATCAGCCAATACTTTTTGGCAATATAGATGCCAGCTATCGGTTTTTGGACCTTGGTGGACAGGGCAACATCCTTACGGTAAGCTATTTCCTGAATTATGTGGACAAATTCTATCGGGAATGGAAAAGTGAAGGATCCACCTCTGATAAAATCACCATCCCCAAGCAGCTTTCCCATGATGTGAGCCTGACATACGTCCTTCAAAACGGCAAGTACAATGTATCCCTGGAAGCGCAAAACATTACCGACGCCATGCTATACGACAATTATAGCTTACAAAAGCCAGGGCGAAGCTTTTCGGTGAAGCTCCGGTACTTCTTTACCAAATTCAATTGA
- a CDS encoding helix-turn-helix transcriptional regulator, which translates to MYIDSKLRELDLEVFHLSVPQKTALEIQREEVAINRSEVGVRSSIFFDSRFFLVESFIRMDQDLTDIYSLMGDFVHLSFTHQGKPSLKESHGQKSEVNQGMVQLSYQKDFSGQFYMKKDSEVHYYSIILERQFFLELLQKEDWAVKRPFFQAVKKREEKGFGLGGYFPVNSRVLSIIKELRAICESSFSNENKQSYLVLKFRELFFNVYISQTDQAMNGGVSVPDEINKAKAILASSYINPPTIRELSKLVLLNELKLKQEFKRAFGITIRGFVIKNRMDLSLGFLKEGKQVGEVAELLGYNNVSYFINTFRKYYGQTPKQALKSNSDSFF; encoded by the coding sequence ATGTATATTGATTCTAAATTAAGAGAGCTTGACCTAGAGGTTTTCCACTTGAGCGTTCCGCAAAAAACGGCACTGGAAATTCAGCGGGAGGAAGTGGCCATAAATAGATCAGAGGTAGGCGTACGTTCCAGTATTTTTTTCGATTCCAGATTTTTTCTGGTAGAAAGTTTTATTCGAATGGATCAGGATTTAACGGATATTTATTCCTTAATGGGAGATTTTGTCCATTTGTCTTTTACCCATCAGGGCAAGCCCTCCTTAAAGGAAAGCCATGGCCAAAAATCGGAAGTCAACCAAGGCATGGTACAATTGTCGTATCAAAAGGATTTTTCGGGACAATTTTATATGAAGAAGGACTCGGAGGTTCATTATTACAGTATAATACTGGAGCGGCAGTTTTTTTTGGAGCTATTGCAAAAGGAAGATTGGGCCGTAAAACGTCCATTTTTCCAGGCAGTAAAAAAGAGGGAAGAAAAGGGGTTTGGTTTGGGGGGATATTTTCCGGTAAACAGCAGGGTTTTAAGCATCATCAAGGAGCTACGGGCAATATGTGAAAGTAGTTTTTCCAATGAAAACAAGCAATCTTATTTAGTATTGAAATTCAGGGAGTTGTTTTTTAATGTGTACATATCCCAGACAGACCAAGCCATGAATGGTGGTGTCAGCGTGCCCGATGAGATCAATAAGGCCAAAGCTATTTTGGCTTCTTCCTATATAAATCCCCCCACGATAAGAGAGCTTTCCAAGCTGGTACTGCTCAATGAACTTAAGCTCAAGCAGGAGTTTAAAAGGGCTTTTGGCATTACCATCAGAGGGTTCGTAATCAAAAACCGGATGGATTTATCCTTAGGTTTTCTCAAAGAAGGCAAGCAGGTAGGGGAGGTTGCGGAACTATTGGGGTACAATAATGTGTCCTATTTTATCAACACCTTCAGGAAGTATTATGGCCAAACCCCAAAGCAGGCCTTAAAATCAAATTCAGATTCCTTTTTTTAA